In Aeromicrobium wangtongii, the DNA window TTCCTGTTCGCCGGCCCCAGCCGGGTCGGGATGTTGCACGCCGACCCCCACCCGGGCAACTTCCGGATCATGCCCGACGGACGTCTCGGCGTCGTCGACTTCGGCGCGGTCGCCCGCCTCCCCGAGGGACTCCCGCTCTCGATGGGCCGGCTGGTGCGGTACGCCGTCGACGACCGCTACGACCTCGTCCTGGAAGGGCTGCGCGACGAGGGCTTCCTGAAGAGCGCCTCGGATCTGGACCCCGAGACGATCGCCCGGTACGTCGGTCCGTTCGTCGAGCCGGCCCGGGTCGAGCGGTTCAGCTTCAGCCGCGAGTGGATGCGGGAGCAGACGCTGCGGGTCAGCGCCCCGACCGCCGAGGGCATGGGCACCGCGATGAAGATCAACCTGCCGCCGCAGTACCTGCTGATCCACCGGGTCTGGATCGGCGGCATCGGGGTGCTGAGCCAGCTCGGCGCGACCGCACCGTTCCGCCAGATCCTGGAGGAGTCCCTACCGGGATTCGGCGACGAGGCCTAGCACCTCGTCCGCGTACTGGTCCAGCTTGGCCGGCCCGACCCCGGGCAGCCGGGCGAGCTCTGCGGCGTCGGCCGGTTTCGCCTCCGCGATCGACTGCAGCGTCGCATCGGTGAAGATGACGTAGGCCGGCTTGCCCTGCTCGGTGGCCTGCTCACGGCGCCAGGTGCGCAGCGCCTCGTACAGCTGCTCGTCGTAGGTCGCGGGGCAGTCCTCGCAGCGTCCGAGCTTGCGATCGGCGACCGCCAGAACCGTGTTGCAGACGCGGCACTTGGCGACCTTGCGCTGGCGGGCCTGCGAGGAGACCTGACGCGCGGAGTGGTTCGCCGGCAGCAGCGTGTCGAGGAAGCGGGTCGGCTGGCGGTTGCCACGCCCGCCGGCCTTGCGAGCCGCAGCCCACGAGATCATCAGGTCGTGGCGGGCCCGGGTGACGCCGACGTAGAACAGCCGGCGCTCCTCCTCGACCATCTCCGGGGTGTCGGCGTGGATGCTGGGCATCATGCCCTCGTGCATGCCGACGCAGAACACGGCGTCCCACTCCAGGCCCTTGGCCGAGTGCAGCGTCGCCAGCGTGACGCCGTCCGCGGCCGGCGCGTGGGCCTGCTCGATACGGCGGTCGAGATCGGCGACCAGCTCGGTCATGCCGGCGGTCGGGCGTGCCTCGGCCAGGTCGGACGCCATCGAGACGATCGCGTGCAGCGACTCCCACCGGTCGCGGACCGCACCGGCCCCGCTGGGCGGCTCGTCGGTGTGCCCCATCGTGGACAGGATCGCGCGGACGTCGTGGACCAGGTCGGTGCCCTCGGCCTCCTGGGCGCGGGCCGAGCCGCGCAGCAGCGTCACGGCCTGGCGCACCTCGGGCCGGTTGAAGAAGCCCGTGGCACCCCGCATGACGTACGGGATGCCGTGCTCGCCCAGCGCCTCCTCGAAGGCCTCCGACTGGGCGTTGATGCGAAACAGGATCGCCATCTCGCGGTACGGGACGCCGCGGCGGTGCAGCAGCGCGATCTCGCTGGCCACCGCATTGGCCTCGGCGGGCTCGTCGGGGTAGCCGATGTAGCTGACCGGGTCGCCGGGCTCCTGCTGTGACTGCAGGCGGATGTCGCCGGTCGTCGGGGTGCGCGCGAACACCGCATTGGCCGCGGCCACGATCTGCGGCGTCGACCGGTAGTTGCGGACCAGCTCGATGCGCTGGGCGCCCTCGTGGCGGCGGGCGAAGGAGGCCAGGATCTTCGGCGAGGCACCGGCGAACGAGTAGATCGTCTGGCGGGGGTCACCCACCACGCAGATGTCGTCGCGACCACCCAGCCACAGCTCGAGCAGCGTCGACTGCAGCGGGTTGACGTCCTGGAACTCATCGACCACGAACCAGCGGTACTGCTGGCGGACACGGGCGGCGATCCGCTCGTCATCGGCCAGGATCGCGGCCGTGACCAGCAGGATGTCCTCCATGTCGATGCGGCCGCGCTCGCGCTTGACCTCCTCGTAGGCGGCCAGGACGTTGGCGACCTCGCCGGGGCTCAGCTCGGCCACCTCACGGCGGGCCGGGCCGGCCGCGTCGGCATACGCCGTCGGGACGATGTTGGAGACCTTGGCCCACTCGATCTCGGCGGACAGGTCGCGCAGCAGCGGGGTGTCCGCGCGCTTGCCGAGGCGTCGCACGGCCTCGGCGACCAGGGCGAACTTGGACTGCGTGACCTCGGGGAACTCACCGCCGTAGACATGCGGCCAGAAGTACCGGGCCTGCCGCAGCGCCGCGGAGTGGAACGTCCGGGCCTGGACGCCCTCGGCACCCAGGTCACGCAGCCTCACGCGCATCTCGTTGGCGGCCTTGGTCGTGAAGGTCACCGCGAGGACCTCTGTGGGCTTGTAGACGCCGGTCGCGACCCCGTAGGCCATGCGGTGGGTGATGGCCCGGGTCTTGCCGGTGCCCGCTCCCGCGATGACGCTCACCGGCCCGCGCAGGGCCAGGGCGACCTCCCGCTGCTCGGGATCGAGACCGGTCAGCAGGTCGTCGGCGTCGGGCACTCAGTCTCCTCGTGGAATGGCCATGGGCCACAGTGTGTTGAGATGTCCAGAATAGTCGTCGAAGGAGACACCCAATGGCCGGCACGTTCACGATGTACTCCACCCCCTGGTGTGGCTACTGCCACCGACTCAAGGGACAGCTGAAGCGCGAGGGCATCAGCTTCGAGGAGGTCGACATCGAGCAGCAGCCCGAGGCTGCGCAGATCGTCGAGAAGGCCAACAACGGCAACCAGACCGTCCCGACGCTGGTCTTCGAGGACGGCACCGCGCTGACCAACCCCAGCCTGGCGCAGATCAAGGCCCAGCTCGAGCTCGCGTCCCAGGCCTGACACCGCACCCCACCTCACCTCACCCGCACCCCATCCGCTGACGCGTGGGTTGCGCACCGTGACGCGTGGGTTAGCGCGACGCCAACCCACGCGTCGGCGTGCGCAACCCACGCGCCAGCGTGCGCAACCCACGCGTCACCAGGTGCCGTGGATGGCGCCCTGGTGCCACTGCTGCAGGAGCCAGCGGGAGATCGAGACGTTCGGCGGGAGCAGCAGATCGCTGGACGCGGTCATCGCGGTGACCTCGTCGCGGCTGAACCACCGGGCCTCGGCGATCTCGTCGTGGTCGACGTGGATGTCGGTGCTCAGCGCCTCGCCGAAGAATCCCAGCATCAGGCTGGACGGGAACGGCCACGGCTGGCTCGACGCGTAGCGGACCTCGCCGACCTCGATGCCGACCTCCTCCATGACCTCACGGCGCACTGCGTCGTCGAGCGCCTCCCCCGGTTCGACGAATCCGGCCAGCGTCGAGAACCGTCCCTCGGGCCACACCGGCTGGCGACCCAGCAGCGCACGATCGTCCCCGTCGGTGATCAGCATGATCACGGCCGGATCGGTGCGTGGGAAGTGGTGGCCGCCGCAGGCCGGGCACACGCGGACGTGCCCGGCC includes these proteins:
- a CDS encoding ATP-dependent DNA helicase UvrD2 → MPDADDLLTGLDPEQREVALALRGPVSVIAGAGTGKTRAITHRMAYGVATGVYKPTEVLAVTFTTKAANEMRVRLRDLGAEGVQARTFHSAALRQARYFWPHVYGGEFPEVTQSKFALVAEAVRRLGKRADTPLLRDLSAEIEWAKVSNIVPTAYADAAGPARREVAELSPGEVANVLAAYEEVKRERGRIDMEDILLVTAAILADDERIAARVRQQYRWFVVDEFQDVNPLQSTLLELWLGGRDDICVVGDPRQTIYSFAGASPKILASFARRHEGAQRIELVRNYRSTPQIVAAANAVFARTPTTGDIRLQSQQEPGDPVSYIGYPDEPAEANAVASEIALLHRRGVPYREMAILFRINAQSEAFEEALGEHGIPYVMRGATGFFNRPEVRQAVTLLRGSARAQEAEGTDLVHDVRAILSTMGHTDEPPSGAGAVRDRWESLHAIVSMASDLAEARPTAGMTELVADLDRRIEQAHAPAADGVTLATLHSAKGLEWDAVFCVGMHEGMMPSIHADTPEMVEEERRLFYVGVTRARHDLMISWAAARKAGGRGNRQPTRFLDTLLPANHSARQVSSQARQRKVAKCRVCNTVLAVADRKLGRCEDCPATYDEQLYEALRTWRREQATEQGKPAYVIFTDATLQSIAEAKPADAAELARLPGVGPAKLDQYADEVLGLVAESR
- a CDS encoding mycoredoxin, whose amino-acid sequence is MAGTFTMYSTPWCGYCHRLKGQLKREGISFEEVDIEQQPEAAQIVEKANNGNQTVPTLVFEDGTALTNPSLAQIKAQLELASQA
- the nudC gene encoding NAD(+) diphosphatase; the protein is MDFAFEHAQHDRAAHLRKDDAWRRGGGPDVKVLVIGGEHVATVGGRGLRWVTLEEAPQGDAIFLGTQGDQRYAAVMVDRVPAELDPASLRVIGPTIAPDEASLAVHAVGIARWHQTHTFCARCGHPTDVAKAGHVRVCPACGGHHFPRTDPAVIMLITDGDDRALLGRQPVWPEGRFSTLAGFVEPGEALDDAVRREVMEEVGIEVGEVRYASSQPWPFPSSLMLGFFGEALSTDIHVDHDEIAEARWFSRDEVTAMTASSDLLLPPNVSISRWLLQQWHQGAIHGTW